One genomic window of Luteitalea pratensis includes the following:
- a CDS encoding antitoxin Xre/MbcA/ParS toxin-binding domain-containing protein produces the protein MAPAHARPRYPRTAVPAVGLPDLSTRETRERLSPAALRGFFSIMDRWQVRDDIARQLLGGISNGTFYEMKRDASRVCSADELTRVSYLIGIFKALNVLNGEALADAWMQLPNINRLFGGGTPLEYVTRGGIPAMDQVRRLLDARRGV, from the coding sequence ATGGCCCCCGCGCACGCCCGCCCCCGCTACCCGCGCACCGCGGTCCCGGCTGTCGGGCTCCCCGACCTGAGCACGCGGGAGACACGTGAGCGCCTGAGCCCGGCGGCGCTGCGCGGTTTCTTCTCGATCATGGACCGCTGGCAGGTGCGTGACGACATCGCACGGCAACTGCTCGGCGGCATCTCCAATGGCACGTTCTACGAGATGAAACGGGATGCATCGCGCGTGTGCTCGGCCGACGAACTGACCCGCGTCTCGTACCTGATCGGCATCTTCAAGGCGCTCAACGTCCTCAATGGAGAGGCGCTGGCCGACGCGTGGATGCAGTTGCCGAACATCAATCGCCTGTTTGGCGGCGGCACGCCGCTCGAGTACGTGACGCGAGGCGGCATCCCGGCAATGGACCAGGTCCGGCGCCTGCTGGACGCACGACGTGGTGTCTGA
- a CDS encoding RES family NAD+ phosphorylase, with amino-acid sequence MSEDAVLPRTHEVRVRDAHRLVPSRYSDESVLTRLTADVADLQALFELDGATNARLVAETRGVAGIGPDELLAGVPYAHIVNAAFCHPLPEGGRFNGPERGAWYAGLAVETSHAEVAFHKQVQLEEIGWNAREVVTYDDYLADVSADVHDVRRDRRFRGCLAPDSYVASQALAERLLLAGSLGIVYPSVRHAGGTCLACFRPAIVTHVRRDATWRFTWEDGALQDVARERRRTRR; translated from the coding sequence GTGTCTGAAGATGCGGTGCTGCCGCGCACACACGAGGTGCGTGTGCGCGACGCGCATCGCCTGGTGCCTTCCCGTTACAGTGACGAGAGCGTCCTCACCAGGCTGACGGCCGACGTTGCCGACCTCCAGGCGCTGTTCGAACTGGATGGCGCCACCAACGCCCGGCTGGTTGCGGAAACACGCGGAGTCGCGGGTATCGGACCCGACGAACTCCTGGCCGGTGTCCCCTATGCCCACATCGTGAATGCCGCCTTCTGCCATCCGCTACCGGAAGGGGGCCGATTCAACGGCCCGGAGCGCGGCGCGTGGTATGCCGGGCTGGCGGTCGAGACGTCTCACGCGGAAGTGGCATTCCACAAGCAGGTGCAACTCGAGGAGATCGGCTGGAACGCACGCGAGGTGGTCACCTACGATGACTACCTCGCCGACGTGTCCGCCGACGTGCACGACGTGCGGCGCGATCGACGCTTCCGCGGATGCCTGGCGCCCGACTCGTACGTGGCCAGTCAGGCGCTTGCCGAACGCCTCCTCCTTGCGGGCTCGCTCGGCATCGTCTATCCGAGCGTGCGACACGCCGGCGGGACCTGCCTCGCCTGCTTCAGGCCGGCGATCGTCACCCATGTCCGGCGTGACGCCACATGGCGCTTCACCTGGGAGGACGGCGCGCTCCAGGACGTCGCGCGTGAGCGGCGACGCACCCGTCGCTGA
- the dcd gene encoding dCTP deaminase, whose translation MSIKADKWIRRMALEHGMIEPFEDRQVREGVVSYGLSSYGYDIRVADEFKIFTNINNTVIDPKNFDPRSFVDIRTDVCIVPPNSFALARTIEYFRIPRDILTVCLGKSTYARCGIIVNVTPFEPEWEGYVTLEISNTTPLPARIYANEGIAQVLFFQGDEPCEVSYADKKGKYLKQVGVTLPKL comes from the coding sequence ATGTCCATCAAAGCCGACAAGTGGATTCGTCGCATGGCCCTCGAGCACGGCATGATCGAGCCGTTCGAGGACCGGCAGGTGCGTGAGGGCGTGGTCTCCTACGGACTGTCGTCGTACGGCTACGACATCCGTGTGGCCGACGAGTTCAAGATCTTCACCAACATCAACAACACGGTGATCGATCCCAAGAACTTCGATCCCCGCAGCTTCGTGGACATCAGGACCGATGTCTGCATCGTCCCGCCCAACTCGTTTGCGCTCGCGCGCACCATCGAGTACTTCCGCATCCCCCGTGACATCCTGACGGTGTGCCTGGGCAAGTCCACCTACGCCCGCTGCGGCATCATCGTCAACGTGACGCCCTTCGAACCGGAATGGGAGGGCTACGTGACGCTGGAAATCAGCAATACCACGCCCTTGCCGGCCCGCATCTACGCCAACGAGGGGATCGCGCAGGTCCTGTTCTTCCAGGGTGACGAGCCCTGCGAAGTCTCGTACGCCGACAAGAAGGGCAAGTACCTCAAGCAGGTTGGCGTCACGCTGCCGAAGCTCTGA
- a CDS encoding DUF2905 family protein → MARTLVVVGLIVAAIGALMLLGLPLGRLPGDIVVSRGRGTFYFPIVTCIVVSVLLTLILSLFRR, encoded by the coding sequence ATGGCACGCACGCTCGTCGTTGTCGGCCTGATCGTCGCAGCCATCGGCGCGCTGATGCTGCTGGGGCTGCCGCTCGGGCGGCTCCCCGGCGACATCGTCGTTTCCCGCGGCCGGGGCACGTTCTACTTCCCGATCGTCACCTGCATCGTCGTCAGCGTGCTGCTGACGCTCATCCTGTCGCTGTTTCGAAGATGA
- the ndk gene encoding nucleoside-diphosphate kinase — translation MERTFAIIKPDAVKNGVIGRILARIEQEGFRIVAMRLQHLSKREAEGFYAVHSARPFFGGLTDFMSSGPCVLLCLEAPDAIKTWRTLMGATNPANAEPGTMRKEFGASIDNNATHGSDAPETAAFELGYFFRGLEL, via the coding sequence ATGGAACGTACATTCGCGATTATCAAACCCGACGCCGTGAAGAACGGCGTCATCGGCCGCATCCTTGCCCGCATCGAGCAGGAGGGCTTTCGCATCGTCGCCATGCGGTTGCAGCACCTGTCCAAGCGCGAGGCCGAGGGCTTCTACGCGGTCCACAGCGCGAGGCCGTTCTTCGGCGGCCTGACCGATTTCATGTCGTCGGGACCGTGTGTCCTCCTGTGCCTGGAAGCGCCCGATGCCATCAAGACGTGGCGCACGCTGATGGGCGCGACCAACCCGGCCAACGCCGAGCCCGGCACCATGCGCAAGGAGTTCGGCGCGTCGATCGACAACAACGCGACGCATGGGTCCGATGCCCCGGAGACGGCGGCCTTCGAACTCGGCTACTTCTTCCGCGGCCTCGAACTGTAG
- a CDS encoding 2-oxoacid:ferredoxin oxidoreductase subunit beta, which translates to MSTPAVPTPPKKVNRINLEPATYRGAKTTLCAGCGHNAISERIIDAFYEMGVEPTRVLKLSGIGCSSKSPAYFLGTAHGFNSVHGRMPSVATGALMANKTMLGIGVSGDGDTGAIGVGQFVHLMRRNLPLIYIVEDNGCYGLTKGQFSPLADVGSTLKNGVVNDLPPIDICALAIELGATFVARSFSGDKKQLLSILKAAISHKGTCMIDVISPCVTFNDHEGSTKSYAYAKDHDEPVNEISFVPFFEDISVEYEEGSATPVKMHDGSTLVLRKLDSSYNTTDKLEAIRTLHETVRRGEFATGMIYLQPDATDFLSLLNLVDEPLALLPQARTRPGKAVLDEIMEKHR; encoded by the coding sequence GTGTCCACGCCAGCCGTTCCGACACCGCCGAAGAAGGTCAATCGCATCAACCTCGAGCCCGCGACGTATCGCGGCGCGAAGACGACGCTCTGTGCCGGGTGCGGGCACAACGCGATCAGCGAGCGGATCATCGACGCCTTCTACGAGATGGGCGTGGAACCGACGCGCGTGCTGAAGCTCTCGGGCATCGGCTGCTCCAGCAAGAGCCCTGCGTACTTCCTGGGCACCGCCCACGGGTTCAATTCAGTGCACGGTCGCATGCCGTCGGTTGCCACCGGCGCGCTGATGGCCAACAAGACGATGCTCGGCATCGGCGTCAGCGGTGATGGCGATACGGGCGCGATCGGCGTCGGCCAGTTCGTGCACCTGATGCGGCGCAACCTGCCGCTGATCTACATCGTCGAGGACAACGGCTGCTACGGCTTGACCAAGGGCCAGTTCTCGCCGCTGGCCGACGTCGGCAGCACGCTCAAGAACGGCGTCGTCAACGACCTGCCGCCGATCGACATCTGCGCCCTCGCGATCGAGCTCGGCGCGACGTTCGTGGCCCGGTCGTTCTCGGGCGACAAGAAGCAGTTGCTGTCGATTCTCAAGGCGGCGATCAGCCACAAGGGCACGTGCATGATCGACGTCATCTCGCCGTGCGTGACGTTCAACGATCACGAGGGATCGACCAAGAGCTACGCCTACGCCAAGGACCACGACGAGCCGGTCAACGAGATCAGCTTCGTGCCGTTCTTCGAGGACATCTCGGTCGAATACGAAGAGGGGAGTGCCACGCCGGTCAAGATGCACGACGGGTCGACGCTGGTGCTGCGCAAGCTCGACTCCTCGTACAACACGACCGACAAGCTGGAAGCGATTCGTACGCTGCACGAGACCGTGCGCCGCGGCGAGTTCGCGACCGGCATGATCTACCTGCAGCCCGACGCGACCGACTTCCTCTCGCTGCTCAACCTCGTGGACGAACCCCTGGCCCTGCTGCCACAGGCGCGGACGCGCCCCGGCAAGGCGGTGCTCGACGAGATCATGGAGAAGCACCGTTAG
- a CDS encoding 2-oxoacid:acceptor oxidoreductase subunit alpha, translating to MASSDLLAEPAAIASPTRVNDFSIQVATVNGSGSQTANLVLLRSIFQMGVPVSGKNLFPSNIAGLPTWYTIRANRHGYIARKKEIDLLVAMNPETAQEDVRSLEAGGAVVYDETLKLDQVRSDLAFYPVPFDKIVAEVCPDARLRRLVRNMIYDGVLSRLLGIDLAEMDKALTRQMKKKAKALALNLAALQAGFTYASEHFADRPVPFAVSRMAQTRGLILIEGNEAAALGCLMAGVTVVAWYPITPSSSLCETLIDYLRKYRMDPETGKATFAVVQAEDEIAALGMVVGASWAGARSMTSTSGPGISLMSEFSGLAYYAELPAVIFDVQRVGPSTGLPTRTAQGDIAFAAGLSHGDTKHILLLPASVGECYSMSIEAFDLAERFQTPIFVMTDLDLGMNNWMAEPFPYPEAPLDRGKVLTPEVLQAIGEWGRYKDVDGDGIPYRTLPGQFGPSFFTRGSGHNAKAQYSEKTDDYTDNIDRLLRKFETARTYVPQPEIDQQAEARIGIIGYGTSHWAIVESRDQLRDESGVETSYLRIRAYPFTPEIGEFIDAHDRIYVVEQNRDGQMAGLLRQELAGSQIAKLTSVRHYNGLPIDARSVTQEIRAHEARMAMPPETSPEDAIVGAEEAV from the coding sequence ATGGCTTCCTCCGACCTGCTGGCCGAGCCGGCAGCCATCGCGTCGCCCACCCGCGTCAACGACTTCAGCATCCAGGTCGCCACGGTCAACGGCTCGGGCAGCCAGACCGCCAACCTGGTCCTGCTGCGATCGATTTTCCAGATGGGTGTGCCGGTCTCCGGCAAGAACCTCTTTCCGTCCAACATCGCCGGGCTACCGACCTGGTACACCATCCGCGCCAACCGGCACGGCTACATCGCCCGCAAGAAGGAGATCGACCTCCTCGTCGCGATGAACCCGGAGACCGCGCAGGAGGACGTGCGGTCGCTCGAGGCGGGCGGTGCGGTGGTGTATGACGAGACGCTCAAGCTGGACCAGGTCCGCTCGGATCTCGCCTTCTACCCGGTCCCGTTCGACAAGATCGTCGCCGAGGTCTGCCCGGACGCGCGCCTGCGCCGTCTCGTGCGCAACATGATCTACGACGGCGTCCTGTCGCGCCTGCTCGGCATCGATCTCGCCGAGATGGACAAGGCGCTGACCCGGCAGATGAAGAAGAAGGCCAAGGCGCTGGCGCTCAACCTCGCCGCGCTGCAGGCGGGCTTTACCTACGCGAGCGAGCACTTCGCCGATCGCCCCGTGCCGTTTGCCGTCTCGCGAATGGCCCAGACGCGAGGCCTGATCCTGATCGAGGGCAACGAGGCCGCCGCCCTCGGCTGCCTGATGGCCGGCGTCACCGTCGTCGCCTGGTACCCGATCACGCCGTCCTCATCGTTGTGCGAGACGCTGATCGACTACCTGCGCAAGTACCGCATGGATCCCGAGACCGGCAAGGCGACGTTTGCCGTCGTCCAGGCCGAGGACGAGATCGCCGCGCTCGGCATGGTGGTCGGCGCCTCGTGGGCGGGCGCGCGCTCGATGACGTCGACCTCCGGGCCCGGCATTTCGCTGATGTCCGAGTTCTCCGGACTGGCGTACTACGCGGAGTTGCCGGCGGTGATCTTCGACGTGCAACGCGTCGGCCCGTCCACGGGCCTGCCGACCCGCACCGCCCAGGGCGACATCGCCTTTGCCGCGGGGTTGTCGCACGGCGACACCAAGCACATCCTGCTCCTGCCGGCTTCGGTCGGCGAGTGCTACAGCATGAGCATCGAGGCGTTCGATCTCGCGGAGCGGTTCCAGACGCCGATCTTCGTGATGACCGACCTCGACCTCGGGATGAACAACTGGATGGCCGAGCCGTTCCCGTACCCCGAGGCACCGCTCGATCGGGGCAAGGTGCTGACACCCGAAGTGCTCCAGGCGATCGGCGAGTGGGGCCGCTACAAGGACGTCGACGGCGACGGCATCCCGTATCGCACCCTGCCGGGGCAGTTCGGCCCGTCCTTCTTCACGCGCGGCTCCGGGCACAACGCCAAGGCGCAGTACAGCGAGAAGACCGACGACTACACCGACAACATCGACCGGTTGCTGCGCAAGTTCGAGACCGCGCGCACGTACGTGCCACAGCCCGAGATCGACCAGCAGGCTGAGGCGCGAATCGGCATCATCGGTTACGGGACGTCGCACTGGGCCATCGTCGAGAGTCGCGATCAGTTGCGCGACGAATCGGGTGTCGAGACGTCGTACCTCCGCATCCGTGCGTATCCGTTCACGCCCGAGATCGGGGAGTTCATCGACGCGCACGATCGCATCTACGTGGTCGAGCAGAATCGTGACGGCCAGATGGCCGGACTGTTGCGCCAGGAACTCGCGGGCTCGCAGATCGCCAAGCTCACCAGTGTTCGTCACTACAACGGGCTGCCGATCGACGCCCGTTCGGTCACCCAGGAAATCCGCGCGCACGAAGCGCGCATGGCCATGCCGCCCGAGACATCGCCAGAAGACGCGATCGTCGGGGCAGAGGAGGCCGTGTAG
- the sucD gene encoding succinate--CoA ligase subunit alpha — MAVLIDKSTRLIVQGLTGREGTFHAKAAAAYGTHVVGGVTPGKGGTDHEGFPVYNTVADAVAKAGANASVIFVPPPFAADAIMEAADAGIALIVCITEGIPVLDTMKALHFMKGKPSRLIGPNCPGLITAGQAKAGIIPGHICTEGRVGIVSKSGTLTYEAIHQLTKLGLGQTTCIGIGGDPLIGTTFIDALELFAKDDQTEAVVMIGEIGGSAEQEAAAWIQANFKKPVVGFIAGQTAPPGRRMGHAGAIISGGKGTASEKMAALSAAGVTVVQSPADIGQAIASRL; from the coding sequence ATGGCTGTACTGATCGACAAGTCGACTCGCCTCATCGTCCAGGGCCTCACCGGGCGCGAAGGAACGTTCCACGCCAAGGCCGCCGCGGCCTACGGCACCCACGTCGTCGGCGGTGTCACGCCCGGCAAGGGCGGCACCGACCACGAAGGATTCCCGGTCTACAACACCGTTGCCGACGCCGTCGCGAAGGCCGGCGCCAATGCCTCGGTGATCTTCGTGCCGCCGCCGTTTGCCGCCGACGCGATCATGGAAGCCGCCGACGCCGGCATCGCGCTCATCGTCTGCATCACCGAAGGCATTCCGGTCCTCGACACGATGAAGGCCCTGCACTTCATGAAGGGCAAGCCGTCGCGACTCATCGGACCGAACTGCCCGGGCTTGATCACGGCAGGGCAGGCCAAGGCCGGCATCATCCCGGGGCACATCTGTACCGAGGGCCGCGTCGGCATCGTCTCCAAGAGCGGCACGCTGACCTACGAGGCGATTCACCAGCTCACGAAGCTCGGGCTCGGCCAGACGACGTGCATCGGCATCGGCGGCGATCCGCTGATCGGCACGACGTTCATCGACGCGCTCGAACTCTTCGCCAAGGACGACCAGACCGAGGCCGTGGTGATGATCGGCGAAATCGGCGGTTCGGCCGAACAGGAAGCCGCTGCCTGGATCCAGGCCAACTTCAAGAAGCCCGTCGTCGGCTTCATCGCCGGCCAGACGGCACCCCCGGGCCGCCGCATGGGCCACGCGGGCGCGATCATCTCGGGCGGCAAGGGCACGGCCAGCGAGAAGATGGCCGCCTTGTCGGCGGCAGGCGTGACGGTCGTGCAGAGCCCGGCCGACATTGGTCAGGCGATCGCGAGCCGCTTGTAG
- the sucC gene encoding ADP-forming succinate--CoA ligase subunit beta produces MKIHEYQAKAILARHGVPVPRGEVAFTADEAGAIARRLGGGVTVVKAQIHAGGRGKGGGVKVVKDAAAAEESAKQILGMTLVTHQTGPDGRKVERLLIEEGVKIAKELYLGLLVDRAAGCPILMASAEGGMDIEEVAEHNPDAIKKVAISPVTGLTAFQARQLAFGIGLAPAHVNKAVKVMQQIYETFVATDASMIEINPLIVTESGDLIALDAKVTFDDNALYKHAEFRDLRDLAEEDPLEIEASKFSLNYIRLDGTIGCMVNGAGLAMATMDIIKLAGGQPANFLDVGGGANAEQIKNAFRILMSDKNVKAVLINIFGGILRCDVLAAGVIAAVKELGVPVPIVIRMEGTNVEQGKAMLRESGLNFTTADTMGEAADKVVALAR; encoded by the coding sequence GTGAAGATTCACGAGTATCAGGCAAAGGCCATCCTGGCCCGGCACGGCGTGCCGGTGCCCCGCGGGGAAGTTGCGTTCACGGCCGACGAGGCCGGTGCGATCGCCCGGCGCCTTGGCGGCGGCGTAACCGTCGTGAAGGCCCAGATTCACGCCGGCGGACGCGGCAAGGGCGGCGGCGTCAAGGTCGTCAAGGATGCGGCAGCTGCCGAGGAGTCGGCCAAGCAGATCCTCGGCATGACCCTGGTCACTCACCAGACCGGCCCCGACGGCCGGAAGGTCGAGCGCCTGCTCATCGAGGAAGGCGTGAAGATCGCCAAGGAGCTGTATCTCGGGCTCCTGGTCGACCGGGCCGCCGGCTGTCCGATCCTGATGGCCAGCGCCGAGGGCGGCATGGACATCGAGGAGGTCGCCGAGCACAACCCCGATGCGATCAAGAAGGTCGCCATCAGTCCGGTGACCGGCCTCACCGCCTTCCAGGCGCGCCAGCTCGCGTTCGGCATCGGTCTCGCACCGGCCCACGTGAACAAGGCCGTCAAGGTGATGCAGCAGATCTACGAGACGTTTGTCGCGACCGATGCGTCGATGATCGAGATCAATCCGCTGATTGTCACCGAGAGCGGCGACCTCATCGCCCTCGACGCCAAGGTGACCTTCGACGACAACGCGCTCTACAAGCACGCCGAGTTCCGTGACCTGCGCGACCTGGCCGAGGAAGACCCGCTCGAGATCGAGGCCAGCAAGTTCTCGCTGAACTACATCCGCCTCGACGGCACGATCGGCTGCATGGTCAACGGCGCCGGGCTGGCGATGGCGACGATGGACATCATCAAGCTGGCCGGCGGCCAGCCCGCCAACTTCCTCGACGTCGGCGGCGGCGCCAACGCCGAGCAGATCAAGAACGCCTTCCGCATCCTGATGTCGGACAAGAACGTCAAGGCGGTCCTGATCAACATCTTCGGCGGCATCCTGCGCTGCGACGTGCTCGCGGCCGGGGTCATCGCCGCGGTCAAGGAACTCGGCGTGCCTGTGCCGATCGTCATCCGCATGGAAGGCACCAACGTGGAGCAGGGCAAGGCCATGCTGCGCGAGAGCGGACTCAACTTCACGACGGCCGACACCATGGGCGAGGCGGCCGACAAGGTCGTCGCCCTCGCGCGCTAA
- a CDS encoding succinate dehydrogenase cytochrome b subunit, which yields MSSRPSFFSSTVGSKILIGLTGLLLFGFLIAHLLGNLSLLAGANAFNLYAYKLESLGPLIYMAEAGLLAIFLVHIVKTLGMYRLNSAARPARYQEKKWAGHTSRKTWSSTTMALTGLFILVFVVVHVRTFKFGPWYVEQDTGHRDLYRLVAEIYRNPLYTGFYVVAMGLIGMHLNHGISSAAQSLGLSNERLSRNLVLGGRVLAVLIAGGFAILPIYMYFAHQVAQ from the coding sequence ATGTCCAGTCGTCCTTCCTTCTTTTCGTCCACGGTCGGCTCCAAGATCCTCATCGGGCTCACGGGCCTGCTGCTCTTCGGGTTCCTGATCGCTCACCTGTTGGGCAACCTGTCGCTGCTGGCCGGGGCGAACGCGTTCAACCTGTACGCCTACAAACTGGAGAGCCTGGGGCCGCTGATCTACATGGCCGAAGCGGGCCTGCTCGCCATCTTCCTGGTCCACATCGTGAAGACGCTCGGGATGTACCGCCTGAACTCGGCGGCGCGTCCGGCGCGCTACCAGGAAAAGAAGTGGGCTGGCCACACGAGCCGCAAGACCTGGTCGTCGACGACGATGGCGCTCACGGGCCTGTTCATCCTCGTCTTCGTGGTCGTGCACGTGCGCACGTTCAAGTTCGGCCCCTGGTACGTGGAGCAGGACACGGGCCACCGCGACCTGTACCGGCTGGTCGCCGAGATCTACCGGAATCCCCTGTACACCGGCTTCTACGTGGTCGCGATGGGCCTCATCGGCATGCACCTCAATCACGGCATCTCGAGTGCGGCCCAGTCGCTCGGCCTGTCGAACGAGCGCCTGTCGCGCAACCTGGTGCTCGGTGGCCGCGTCCTGGCCGTGCTGATTGCCGGCGGGTTTGCCATCCTGCCGATCTACATGTACTTCGCTCACCAGGTGGCCCAGTGA
- a CDS encoding fumarate reductase/succinate dehydrogenase flavoprotein subunit produces MTLDSKIPGGPIESKWDRHKFESKLVNPANRRKLTVLCVGTGLAGASASAALGELGYNVITFCIHDSPRRAHSIAAQGGINAAKNYRNDGDSIYRLFYDTVKGGDYRAREANVFRLAQVSVDIIDQCVAQGVPFAREYGGLLDNRSFGGAQVSRTFYARGQTGQQLLIGAYQSMMRQVDAGTVKLMPQREMLDVVIIDGQARGIITRNLATGELEKWAGDAVLLATGGYGTAYYLSTNAVNCNVTAAWRAHKRGALFANPCFTQIHPTCIPVSGDHQSKLTLMSESLRNDGRVWVPRNTGDKRPPQQIPEADRDYYLERRYPSFGNLVPRDVASRAAKLVCDEGQGVGETGLAVYLDFADSIHRLGKDVIKQRYGNLFDMYQKITDDNPYEVPMRIFPAVHYTMGGLWVDYNLMSTIPGLHVLGEANFSDHGANRLGASALMQGLADGYFVIPYTLGHYLAGTKLPKVTTDHDAFAQAASNAQGQISRLLAIKGKKTPRELHRELGRVVWDHVGMSRTADGLKKALTEIPRIRDEFWQNVSVPGEPNNMNKNLEYAGRVADYLEFAELLALDALTREESCGGHFREEYQTPDNEAQRDDEHFTHAAAWEFTGVGQAPVRHVEQLSFDYVKPSQRSYK; encoded by the coding sequence ATGACGCTCGACAGCAAGATTCCAGGTGGTCCCATCGAAAGCAAGTGGGACCGTCACAAGTTCGAATCCAAGCTGGTGAACCCGGCCAACCGCCGCAAGCTCACCGTCCTGTGCGTGGGCACGGGACTGGCGGGAGCCTCGGCCTCGGCCGCGCTCGGCGAGCTCGGCTACAACGTCATCACGTTCTGCATCCACGACAGCCCGCGCCGCGCCCACTCGATCGCCGCGCAGGGCGGCATCAACGCCGCCAAGAACTACCGCAACGACGGCGACAGCATCTACCGGCTGTTCTACGACACGGTCAAGGGCGGCGACTATCGCGCCCGCGAAGCCAACGTCTTCCGGCTCGCGCAGGTGAGCGTCGACATCATCGATCAGTGCGTCGCCCAGGGCGTGCCGTTCGCGCGCGAGTACGGCGGCCTGCTCGACAATCGCTCCTTCGGTGGGGCGCAGGTGTCGCGCACGTTCTACGCGCGCGGTCAGACCGGCCAGCAGTTGCTGATCGGTGCCTACCAGTCGATGATGCGGCAGGTCGACGCAGGCACCGTCAAGCTGATGCCGCAGCGCGAAATGCTCGACGTCGTCATCATCGACGGCCAGGCCCGCGGCATCATCACGCGTAACCTCGCCACCGGTGAACTGGAGAAGTGGGCGGGCGACGCCGTGCTGCTCGCGACGGGGGGCTACGGGACGGCCTACTACCTGTCCACCAACGCGGTGAACTGCAACGTCACGGCCGCGTGGCGCGCGCACAAGCGGGGCGCCCTCTTCGCCAATCCCTGCTTCACGCAGATCCACCCGACGTGCATCCCGGTGTCAGGCGACCACCAGAGCAAGCTCACGCTGATGAGCGAGAGCCTGCGCAACGACGGACGCGTCTGGGTGCCCAGGAACACGGGCGACAAACGACCGCCGCAGCAGATCCCGGAAGCCGATCGCGACTACTACCTCGAACGGCGGTATCCGAGCTTCGGCAACCTGGTGCCCCGTGACGTCGCGTCACGCGCCGCCAAGCTGGTGTGCGACGAAGGCCAGGGCGTCGGCGAAACGGGCCTTGCCGTGTACCTGGACTTCGCCGACTCGATCCACCGGCTCGGCAAGGACGTGATCAAGCAGCGGTACGGCAACCTGTTCGACATGTACCAGAAGATCACCGACGACAACCCGTACGAAGTGCCGATGCGGATCTTCCCCGCCGTGCACTACACGATGGGTGGCCTGTGGGTGGACTACAACCTGATGAGCACCATTCCGGGCCTGCACGTGCTGGGGGAAGCGAACTTCTCCGATCACGGCGCCAATCGCCTCGGCGCGAGCGCGCTGATGCAGGGGTTGGCCGATGGCTACTTCGTCATCCCGTACACGCTCGGTCACTACCTGGCGGGCACGAAGTTGCCCAAGGTCACGACCGATCACGACGCGTTTGCCCAGGCAGCCAGCAACGCGCAGGGACAAATCTCGCGCCTGCTCGCGATCAAGGGCAAGAAGACCCCGCGCGAACTGCACCGTGAACTCGGGCGAGTGGTCTGGGACCACGTGGGGATGTCGCGCACCGCCGACGGCCTGAAGAAGGCGCTGACCGAGATCCCGCGGATCCGCGACGAGTTCTGGCAGAACGTCTCCGTGCCTGGTGAGCCCAACAACATGAACAAGAACCTCGAGTACGCCGGTCGTGTGGCCGACTACCTCGAGTTCGCGGAATTGCTGGCACTCGACGCACTGACACGCGAAGAGTCGTGCGGCGGTCATTTCCGCGAGGAATACCAGACGCCCGACAACGAGGCGCAGCGCGACGACGAGCACTTCACCCACGCAGCTGCGTGGGAGTTCACGGGTGTGGGTCAGGCGCCGGTCCGGCACGTCGAGCAGCTCTCGTTCGACTACGTCAAGCCGAGTCAGCGGTCGTACAAATAG